Proteins co-encoded in one Natrarchaeobius halalkaliphilus genomic window:
- a CDS encoding MFS transporter, producing the protein MAREQVTVEADETSPLDTFQQFFSLKRDVLVLSLAMFAFSLGFQMTNRFLSEYLIFLGASGLVVGIWGSFGNVIGAVYPYYGGVISDRVGSRYALTVFGFLSSIGFGIWLAAAFIDPIDLGVLTIEPWVWVFVGLLLAQCWKSFGIGGHYAIVKQATEPDRLARGFASTETFRRTAFLLAPLIVAVLVADEFIPGFLWVLVIGIIFAVLGTFVQHVMYESKQDSVGSEFEGFGQILDDLRALPEPLQPLLVADTFVRFANGMVYVFFILVITQMMEIGWMVNVPAVGAIDLAPAAFFGVLTGIEMLVALLTMAPAAKLAERTGLKPVVGFGFFVYAAFPIVLIFAPEDVWVLIALFAFSGLRFAGLPAHKALIVGPAERGAGGRVTGSYYFVRGAIVIPSGLLGGILWDYATPETAFTAASIIGMVGVVYFAIYGKEFDAYQ; encoded by the coding sequence TACGTTCCAGCAGTTCTTTTCGCTCAAACGGGACGTGCTCGTTCTCTCGCTGGCGATGTTCGCGTTCAGCCTCGGGTTCCAGATGACAAACCGGTTCCTCTCGGAGTACCTCATCTTTCTGGGAGCCTCAGGCCTCGTCGTCGGAATCTGGGGATCATTTGGGAACGTGATCGGTGCGGTGTATCCGTATTATGGTGGCGTAATCTCAGATCGTGTCGGTTCTCGCTACGCCCTGACCGTCTTTGGCTTTCTGTCGTCGATCGGCTTCGGCATCTGGCTGGCAGCCGCCTTTATAGATCCCATTGACCTCGGTGTTCTCACCATTGAGCCGTGGGTGTGGGTGTTCGTCGGCCTATTGCTCGCTCAGTGCTGGAAGTCCTTCGGCATCGGTGGCCACTATGCTATCGTCAAGCAGGCCACGGAACCGGATCGTCTGGCTCGCGGGTTCGCCAGCACGGAGACGTTCCGACGGACGGCATTCCTGCTTGCCCCGCTGATCGTCGCGGTTTTGGTCGCCGACGAATTCATACCTGGATTTTTGTGGGTGCTCGTCATCGGGATCATCTTCGCCGTTCTCGGGACGTTCGTCCAGCACGTCATGTACGAGTCCAAGCAAGACTCAGTCGGCTCCGAGTTCGAAGGATTCGGACAGATCCTCGACGATCTCAGAGCGCTCCCGGAACCGTTGCAGCCACTCCTCGTAGCGGACACCTTTGTCAGGTTTGCCAACGGAATGGTCTACGTGTTCTTCATCCTGGTAATCACGCAGATGATGGAGATTGGCTGGATGGTGAACGTGCCCGCAGTCGGAGCGATTGACCTCGCTCCAGCGGCATTTTTCGGCGTGCTCACAGGCATCGAGATGCTCGTTGCGCTGCTAACGATGGCACCAGCAGCGAAACTCGCCGAACGAACCGGTCTCAAACCGGTCGTTGGGTTCGGATTTTTCGTCTACGCCGCCTTCCCGATCGTGCTGATATTTGCACCGGAGGACGTCTGGGTTCTGATCGCCCTGTTCGCGTTCTCCGGATTGCGGTTTGCTGGGCTCCCAGCACACAAGGCGTTGATCGTCGGTCCCGCTGAACGGGGGGCAGGCGGCCGAGTCACCGGCTCGTATTATTTTGTGCGGGGAGCGATCGTGATCCCCAGCGGCTTACTTGGGGGGATTCTCTGGGATTACGCGACTCCGGAAACCGCATTCACGGCCGCTTCCATCATCGGGATGGTCGGAGTTGTCTACTTCGCTATCTACGGGAAAGAATTTGATGCGTACCAGTAA